DNA sequence from the Terriglobia bacterium genome:
CCGGAGCACCCGACCGCGCTTCCCGCGGTCCTTCCCCGAGATCACCGCCACGATGTCGTTCTTCCTCACGCGCGCCTTGGCCATCCTGCTCTCCCGCGCTCCCCGCCGCTCAGAGGACCTCGGGGGCGAGCGAGACGATCTTCATGAACTTCCGGTCCCGGAGCTCCCGGGCCACGGGTCCGAACACGCGGGTGCCGATCGGCTCCTTCGCGTCGTTGATCAGAACCGCCGCGTTCTGGTCGAAGCGGATGTACGAGCCGTCCTTTCGACGGTACACGTTGACGGTTCGAACCACCACGGCCTTGACCACCTGCCCCTTCTTCACGTTCCCGTCCGGGGCGGCCTCCTTGACGTTCGCGGTGATGATGTCGCCGATCTCGGCCGTCTTCCCCTCCGATCCCCCCCGAAGGTGGATACAGGAGATCTTCTTCGCGCCCGAGTTGTCGGCGACCTCGAGGATCGTCCTCATCTGGATCATGGTCGTCGCCTCCGCCGGAAACGGCTATTCGGCCTCTCGGGTCCCGACCTCGGCAGCCGACACGGAACGCTTCAGGATCCGGTGGACCCTGTAATGCTTCCGCGCGGACAGCGGCCGGGTCTCCAGAATCTCCACCGTGTCGCCGACCTTGCACTGGTCCTTCTCGTCGTGAGCCATGAACTTCGCCGACCGGCGGACGTAGCGCGAGTACCGCGAGTGGCGCACGATCCGGTCGACCCGGACCACCACCGACTTGTCCATGCCGTCGGAGACCACCACCCCGATCTTGGCGGCCGGCCTGCCTCGTGTCTTCTCCGCCATACCCATCTCCTCAGCGCCCCTGCCCGTCGGCAGCGGCCAGCTCCTGCGCCCGCCGGACCGTCAGCACCCTCGCGAGATCCTTCCTGAGCCCCCGCAGCTTGTTGGGGTCCTGGACCTGACCGGTGGACCGCTGGAGTTGGAGCTTCCAGATCGCCTCGCGGATCTCCCGCTCCTCCTTCTCCAGCTCCTCCGGGCTCATGTTCCTGAGCTTCGACGCCTCGAGCGCCATGGTCGCCGCTCCCTTCTCGTCAGAGCTGCCGCACGACGAATCTCGTCCTGATCGGCAGCTTGTGGCCGGCGAGCTGCATCGCCTCGCGAGCCACCTTCTCCTCGAGCCCTTCCATCTCGAACAACACCCGGCCCGGCTTCACGACCGCGACCCACGCCTCGGGCGCGCCCTTCCCCTTTCCCATGCGAGTCTCGGCAGGCTTCTTGGTGATCGGCTTGTCGGGAAACACGCGGATCCACACCTTGCCGCTGCGCTTCACGAAACGGGTCATCGCGATGCGGCTCGCCTCGATCTGGCGCGCCGTGATCCAGCCCGCCTCGAGCGCCTTGAGCCCGAAGTCCCCGAAGCTCACCGTGGAGCCCGAATAGGCCTTTCCGCTCCGGCGACCCCGCTGCTGCTTCCTGAACTTCACCTTGCTGGGCATCAACATGGCATCGTCCCTTCCTGCGACGTCCGGGTCGGGCTACCGTCGGGCGTCTTCGGGAACGCGGATCTCGCGGGACTCGCCCCGGTAGATCCAGACTTTGATCCCGATCGCGCCGTAGGTCGTCCTCGCCTCCGCGAACCCGAAGTCCACCTCCGCGCGCAGCGTGTGGAGCGGGAGCCGCCCCTCGAGGTACCACTCGGCCCGTGCGATCTCGGCCCCCGCGAGCCGGCCGCCGACCCTCACCTTGATCCCCTTCGCGCCGAACCGGATTGCGGACTCCACCGCCTTCCGCATGGCCCGCCGGAACGCGACGCGCTTCTCCAGCTGCATGGCGATCGCCTCTCCCACGAGCTGCGCGTCGATCTCCGGCTTGTCGATCTCCAGGATGTTGATGAACACGTCCCTCTGCGTCCGCTTGCGGATCTCCTCCTTGAGCCGATCGACCTCGGCCCCCTTGCGGCCGATGATGATCCCCGGGCGCGAGGTGAGGATGTTCACCTTCAGCTTGTTGGCGGCCCGCTCGATCTCGATGGCGGACACGCCCGCGTGACCCAGCCGCTTCTTCAGGTCCGCCCTGAGGACGAGGTCCTCGTGGAGCAGCTCCGCGTACTTCTTCTCCGCGTACCAGCGGGAGCGCCAGGTCTTGTTGAATCCGATCCGGAAACCGTACGGGTGGACCTTCTGACCCACGATCCTACCTCCGCCCCGCGGCCTGCGGTCCGCGACCCGGCTCCTCGGCGGAGGCCAGGTCGATCGTCACGTGACACGTCTTCTTCAGGATCCGGTAGATCCGCCCCATGCTCCTCGCGCGCATCCTCTTCGCCGGCGGCCCCTCGTCGACCACCGCCTTCGCGATCACCAGGCGGTCCACGTCGACCTTGGGGTCCTTCTGCTGCGCGTTGGCCAGCGCGGACCGGACGACCTTCTCGAGGTCCCTCGCGACCAGCTTCGGGGAGTAGTGGAGGACCGCCAGCGCGTCTCCGACGTTCTTCCCGCGCACCTGGTCCACCACGAGCCGGGTCTTCTGCGCCGAGACGCCCAGATACTTCAGCTTTGCACTTGCGATCACCGTCTTCCTCCCGACGTCACTTCGCGGCCGCGACCGTTGCGGTCTTGTCGCCCTTGGTCCCGTGCCCCTTGAACGTCCGGGTCGGCGCGAACTCCCCCAGCTTGTGGCCGACCATGTTCTCCGTGACGTACACCGGGATGAACTTCTTCCCGTTGTGGACCATCATCGTGTGGCCCACCATGTCGGGGATCACGGTGGAGCGCCGGGACCACGTCTTGATGGCCTTCCTCTCGTTGCGCTTGTTCAGCTCGTCCACCTTCCGCTTCAAGGGGACGTCCACGAACGGGCCCTTCGCAATCGATCGTGCCATGTCTCGGCCCTCGCCCTACTTGCGGCGCCGGACGATGAAGGCGTCCGTGCGCGGGTTGTTCCGGGTCTTCTTCCCCTTCGTGGGCACCCCCCACGGGGTCACCGACGGCCGGCCTCCCGACGTCTTCCCCTCGCCGCCGCCGTGGGGGTGGTCCACCGGGTTCATCGCGACTCCGCGGACCGTCGGCCGCCATCCGCGCCAACGGTTCCGTCCGGCCTTGCCGACGCTCTCGTTCTCGCGCTCGAGGTTCCCCACCTGTCCGACCGTCGCGTAGCACTCGACCCGGATCTTGCGGGTCTCGCCGGACGGTAGCCGGACCAGGGCGTGCGCCCCCTCGCGGGCCATGAGCTGGGCCCCCGCTCCGGCGGCGCGCACCAGCTGACCTCCCCGGCTCGGGCGCAGCTCCACGTTGTGGATCGTCGTGCCCAGCGGGATCGCGCTCAGCGGCAGCGCGTTGCCTGGGACGATGTCCGCCTCGGGGGAAGCGACGATGCTGGCGCCCGCCGTCAGACCCTCGGGAGCGAGGATGTACCGCCGCTCGCCGTCGGCGTAGCACAGGAGCGCGATGTTCGCGGACCGGTTCGGATCGTACTCGATCGTCTCGACGCGCGCCGGGATCCCGATCTTGTCGCGGCGGAAGTCGACGATGCGGTAGCGCCGCTTGTGCCCGCCTCCCCGGTGCCGCACCGCGATCAGCCCGCGATTGTCCCGGCCCCCCGTGCGGGGCTTCTTGTCGAGGAGGGGCTTGTGCGGATCGTTGGTCGTCGTCTCGCGGACCACGATCGTGGCGAAGCGCCTCCCGGCGCTCGTGGGCTTGTAGTTCTTGATCGCCATATGGACTCCCCGGCTCCCCGCCTACGTGGCCTCGAAGAACTCGATGTCCTTCTCGCCCGGCGCGAGCCGGACCCAGGCCTTCTTCCAGTCCGGCCCCCGGCTCGTGAGCCGCCCCATCCGCCGGACCTTCCCCTTCACCCTCGCCGTTCGCACCTCGACGACCCTCACGCCGAAGAGCGACTCGACGGCCCGGGCGATCTCGATCTTGTTCGCCCGGACGTCCGCCTTGAAGCAGTAGACCCCGTTGGCGTCCCGGAGCAGCGTGGACTTCTCCGTGATCAGGGGCTGCTTGATCTTCTGATGCGCCGTCTTCATCGCGCCAGCACCTCGGCGAGCCGCTTCAGAGCGGGCTCGGACACGATGACCATGTCGTGGTCCAGGAGATCCACGACGCTCATTCCCAGGGCCCGGACCACCGTGAGGCGCGGGTTGTTCCGGGCGGCCAGGTCCACGTTCCTCTCGGCATCCGCCGGGACCAGGAGCGCCTTCCCCGTCACGCCGAGGCCCGAGGCGACCGCGGTCTCGAGCTCCGCGGTGCGATGCGAGGGGATTGCGAAATCCTGGACGCAGACGAGGCGCCCGTCGCGCAGCTTCTGGGCCAGGAGCGACCGGAGCGCATTTCGGCGCATCCGCTTCGGGAAGTCCCACGCGTAGTCCCGCGGGACGGGGCCGTGGACGGTTCCGCCGTGCCGCCAGAGGGGAGAGCGGTTGTCGCCCATGCGGGCCCGGCCGGTGTGCTTCTGATGCCAGAGCTTCTTCGTACCGCCCGAGACC
Encoded proteins:
- the rplN gene encoding 50S ribosomal protein L14, with protein sequence MIQMRTILEVADNSGAKKISCIHLRGGSEGKTAEIGDIITANVKEAAPDGNVKKGQVVKAVVVRTVNVYRRKDGSYIRFDQNAAVLINDAKEPIGTRVFGPVARELRDRKFMKIVSLAPEVL
- the rpsQ gene encoding 30S ribosomal protein S17, producing MAEKTRGRPAAKIGVVVSDGMDKSVVVRVDRIVRHSRYSRYVRRSAKFMAHDEKDQCKVGDTVEILETRPLSARKHYRVHRILKRSVSAAEVGTREAE
- the rpmC gene encoding 50S ribosomal protein L29; protein product: MALEASKLRNMSPEELEKEEREIREAIWKLQLQRSTGQVQDPNKLRGLRKDLARVLTVRRAQELAAADGQGR
- the rplP gene encoding 50S ribosomal protein L16, whose product is MLMPSKVKFRKQQRGRRSGKAYSGSTVSFGDFGLKALEAGWITARQIEASRIAMTRFVKRSGKVWIRVFPDKPITKKPAETRMGKGKGAPEAWVAVVKPGRVLFEMEGLEEKVAREAMQLAGHKLPIRTRFVVRQL
- the rpsC gene encoding 30S ribosomal protein S3, coding for MGQKVHPYGFRIGFNKTWRSRWYAEKKYAELLHEDLVLRADLKKRLGHAGVSAIEIERAANKLKVNILTSRPGIIIGRKGAEVDRLKEEIRKRTQRDVFINILEIDKPEIDAQLVGEAIAMQLEKRVAFRRAMRKAVESAIRFGAKGIKVRVGGRLAGAEIARAEWYLEGRLPLHTLRAEVDFGFAEARTTYGAIGIKVWIYRGESREIRVPEDARR
- the rplV gene encoding 50S ribosomal protein L22 — protein: MIASAKLKYLGVSAQKTRLVVDQVRGKNVGDALAVLHYSPKLVARDLEKVVRSALANAQQKDPKVDVDRLVIAKAVVDEGPPAKRMRARSMGRIYRILKKTCHVTIDLASAEEPGRGPQAAGRR
- the rpsS gene encoding 30S ribosomal protein S19, with product MARSIAKGPFVDVPLKRKVDELNKRNERKAIKTWSRRSTVIPDMVGHTMMVHNGKKFIPVYVTENMVGHKLGEFAPTRTFKGHGTKGDKTATVAAAK
- the rplB gene encoding 50S ribosomal protein L2, with translation MAIKNYKPTSAGRRFATIVVRETTTNDPHKPLLDKKPRTGGRDNRGLIAVRHRGGGHKRRYRIVDFRRDKIGIPARVETIEYDPNRSANIALLCYADGERRYILAPEGLTAGASIVASPEADIVPGNALPLSAIPLGTTIHNVELRPSRGGQLVRAAGAGAQLMAREGAHALVRLPSGETRKIRVECYATVGQVGNLERENESVGKAGRNRWRGWRPTVRGVAMNPVDHPHGGGEGKTSGGRPSVTPWGVPTKGKKTRNNPRTDAFIVRRRK
- the rplW gene encoding 50S ribosomal protein L23 yields the protein MKTAHQKIKQPLITEKSTLLRDANGVYCFKADVRANKIEIARAVESLFGVRVVEVRTARVKGKVRRMGRLTSRGPDWKKAWVRLAPGEKDIEFFEAT
- the rplD gene encoding 50S ribosomal protein L4, with product MAQITVRNWKNEPVGTLELPDAIFAYPLKEHLIYEALCSYRAAGRAGTHKVKNRTEVSGGTKKLWHQKHTGRARMGDNRSPLWRHGGTVHGPVPRDYAWDFPKRMRRNALRSLLAQKLRDGRLVCVQDFAIPSHRTAELETAVASGLGVTGKALLVPADAERNVDLAARNNPRLTVVRALGMSVVDLLDHDMVIVSEPALKRLAEVLAR